DNA from Labrus bergylta chromosome 3, fLabBer1.1, whole genome shotgun sequence:
GTTCCTCTTGTCGTGATGCGTTTAATGTCCTGTGTGCAGCACTATGAAATGCgatgttgctgaaatgtgctatagaaataaacttgcttTGCCTTTACAGAGTGAACACATTTCAATCTTTAATGTTTATCCCTTTTTTTGTTCAACACTAAACAAAATGCTCAAGGTCTGAAGCCAGTTTAAGGCAtcttatttaattgtttttaatgtgaagTTGTCATATTTCcgactacaaaaaaaaaagatgtcgcGAGACTCTTCCCCAGTCCTCTGATTGGTCGCTTCACATGTTGGTCTCCAATCCAACATGGCGCCTACCATAGTGGAGCATGTTGTCGCAGATGCAGGAGCGTTTTTAAAGAAAGCCCCTCTCCAGGTGAGATTTTACTCAAGTTTTGAAGGACGCACAGGCTTTCAGGAAAAGCTAATAACAGACAGTCCTCGTGTTGCCTTCAGGGTCGTCCGTTAATCAGAGTATGGGGAGAGTTCATCACACTGTCAGGCCCGTAGCTGCGCACACAGAAAGCCAGCCTAGAGACGTGATGCGcaactaaaactaaaactaatcTTTTTATATTGAGACTAACAGACCTGTCTTTTATATTATATTCCAAGTTTACATTTTAGTCAGTGATGGTAAATTTTCTCTATTTACTCTGTTTGATTACacaatcaattatttaaatcaatattgtttttatttctctggttGGAGTCCTTAGATAAGTGTGACAATTATAATATATAcaattttctcattttcttttacacttCTGTCCACTTTGACACAAACTGAGCTCGTACGAAGGGATTTAAATAGTAAATTATCTGACTGCATTGTGGGTATTAAATTAAGAGAATATGACTCTACAGAGGGGGAAGAGGGATgtaacacacactcagctcacATATGATACAGAATAGAtaccattttctctttttttatgagGACTTGAGGCTGAAGACAAATGAATTCCctgacagactgggacaccGATAGTTCACCTTTGAGGAGTCAATGAATGTCTTAAGGTGTGAAGATGAGGAGCTTCATTCTTTAGCAGAATggcagtctgaaaaggagctatAGAGACAAACAAGGTTCTTCCCTGATCTTAACTTGGTCGTTCTGacactttgtttgtgtttgtttgtgttgcaggataTCGGTAAGACCATCTACACACTGAAAGATGTGGTGGATGAGATCAGAGACAAACCCACCAGGAGGAGTCTGTCCTTCCTGCCGTACCAGCTGAACTTTAAAGAGCCACATCCTGAACACATCAGACTGGGTAAACTACACCTAACCTTAAATCCATCAGTCAGGTCGGGGTTTGATAGCCTTCATAAGTATTGAGTTATATTTCCACTtgatcatgtgtgtgtggtacCTGCATCTTACCTGACATGTTGGCAGCTCGGTGAGGTTTGTTGTGTCCAACGTGTGGATTTCCTCTAAAGAAACTTTTATCTCTCGTCTCAGTGACCGAGTTCTCCAAGAAGACCGGAGATTACCCGAGTCTGTCAGCCACCGACATCAAAGTCCTGGCTCTGACCTACCAGCTGGAACTGGAGCACGTCGGCTCCCAGCACCTGAAGAAAGAGCCGGAGGTCAAGGTACCTGAGAGACCCCGGATCACTACTTTAAAGTGTGTGACCCCCAAAGACTGGAGAATAAGCTTTACCTGCTGTTATCTcaagcagccaatcaaatctaTAAATCTACAACAAGAGGGAagggagagcagcagcagtaacaTGTTCTTTGAAGAATAGTTTTTTTAGGAATTCAGTTCAAATTTCAACTAAATTGgaaactttgacattttgattcTTCAGGGTAAATACGTCCAATATAGAtatttgttggtgtgtgttgtttttttgtgtttttttttccttttgtttacattaaagGTTAAGGGTGTTTATCAAAGTACAATGTAAAGAGAGACAGTAAACACACTTCTTTAGCAAAGTGACCTGAGAGGCTAACGACAAGATTAATTTTCAAAACACTTTGACACATTATTCAGCTTGTTGACTGTCGTGTCAGCACAGAGTAAGAGCTGAATGGTTTCTGATTTCAGGTGAATATTCAGAGCACACAGCGCCACCCAGAGACTCCAATCAATGTTGCAGGATTCCACTTCCCCTCCAAGGTAAAACCCTCTTTGATAACATCTCCCCGGAGAGTATAAACCAACAAGTGTCCAGATGTGCAGTGAGTCTCTAAACATCTTGATTTCCAGTCAAACAGTTTGAACGTCAAACAGACTCCAAGAGAAACGAGAACGGAGAGGCCCAAACCTGCCGACGGCGACGAGTACAACGCCTTTCACTTCTGGAGAACGCCACTGCAGTCCATCGACAGCGAGCTGCTGGAGTTACTGGTGAGTCTTCACTCAGATCAAACAACCGGGAGCTTCACGTGTGGCTTCCATCCCTGCAGTTTGTGCAGGAGAAAGTGTCCGAGGCAGAAAGGGTTTTGTTGTGGTGCTGGAGGAGGTTTGTACATAAAGAAGCAGTTTGCACTCTGTGTACACATGAGCAGAAATCCCTTTTCCCATTTTCTTGTTCACAAAGATAGAAAGTCTCAGACATTCTTTTCAACAACATCAGCCTAATAGAtcattgtttgaaaatgtgcctgatgaatattaaaaaagaaaacacaagagtaGAGGAGACCCCCCCCACCTCTAACTGATAGTCCTAATGATTAAATGGCATTATCCAACAAGTTGTTGCCGTAGGAAATGTAATCTTTTTAGGGCAGAGTATTTGTTCCTTTAAACACTTAatagtttttgactttttcttaatctgtgacgtgtgtgtgttgggaggtatttttcctgtttcttgatCTTTTTCATCACATCTCAGAAAGTTGTCACTAATAACGATAATGATGGGCTAAATCCTTTTCTGTTTATAATTTACAGGCAAAGCCGTTATCAAGAAAGGAGATtaacataaaatacaaaatcaaataaaataaaaaagttatttgtcaaatatttatGGTATAACAATAATGTCAATGTATAAATTAAATAcgcaaattaaaaaacaaaataagaacaagTTTCACCTGCATTGCTGCACACAccacatttacaaaataaaacaggataaagaaatgtgtgtgaCACAACCTCCCTCAAGTTCATGACGTCCTGCTTCCTGTTAATGTTCCCGTTTTCCGTGTATTTTTCAGGATAACGTCGATGCTTTGAATTCAAACAACAtacagaaacagactgaaacacaaacagaaaaacaaacagacacacagacgtcTTCTGACAGCGACACGTTCAACAGCTTCCACTTCTGGAGGGAGCCGCTGCAGTCCATCGAGGACAGCCTGCTGGACTTACtggtgagtttaaaaaaaaaacctttcagacTCACCGACTGGTGTGTCGTTGTTTTGAGCCTGTGATgaagtttttctgtttatttggcAGAAAGTGGACCGAGTGTCCACATCAGAGAGCGGGTCACTGCAGACAAACGAGCAGGAGGACCAATCAGACGACGAGGATGAAgataaagaagaggaggaggatgatgatgatgatggaggtgGTTGGATCACTCCCAGTAACATCAAACAGCTGAAGATGGACTCTGGTGATTGGACAGCTCCTGCTGATGTCAAAGTCGGATGTCTGACCACCGACTTCGCCATGCAGGTAACAGAACACCTCTCAGGAAGGTCACCTGGACCTGATGGAGCACACGCACCCTGAAGACGACTTCTGGTCTCTTTAAACATGGGCCCTGTTTTTAGTTATTTTAGGATCTAAACGACGGAGAGGTACAAACAGCTTTGAAGCTCCTGCAGAAGGAAACCTCAGACAGCAAACAGGACAGAGGCAGTGGTGGATGCTACATAATCCTGTGGTGTACACCCGCTTGATCAAAGttcgaccaatcagagctcTTATAGGGAACTTTCAGTTGTTTCGATTTCGGCACCAACTGTGGACAAAGTGATGCTTCTCATCTCTCTgatgatcttgtcctgtacatgtgtagcTAGTGTTCTCACACTGCTCTTTATCGACATTCAGATGCTCACTTCATTGTTAATATTTACTCTGGAAATTCAAAGAAAGGCCGTTTCTTCAGCATGCTGTAAATCTACTCATCTGACACCTGCGGGCATTAAAGATAACTTTTATAGAAATAAACAATCTTTTCTCttacccgcttccatcgctgcagcacctgttggtttgacctgataactgctctcatatctggcaaaccgaggggcctCCAAAACGGCGGTTTGGGGGGTCGCCTAAAAACCGCcaaccttctctggtccaaacaaatccagagcattcagaaCCAGAGTctgaagttagaaggaggacatactgtctgctgcattgttgtcagagaagtcagcacttcaacacagcatgtttccttaatgtctgatcttATAGTCATttacatatcgctcctttaaACATGAAGTCTATAAACTGCTGAAATGTTTCTATGCAGCAAAATCttaatttttgtgttttctcagtttaaagatgatgtcataacctttaaaaatgctgtGGTAATCTGTGCTGATTATGTTTCTGTAAATCAACATCTAAATGATCTATTGattgatttgaatgttttggTTTATTGTCCTCGCAGAACGTTCTCATTCAGATCGGACTCCATGTTCTCTCGGTGAACGGGATGCTGATCAAACAGGCGAGGAACTACATCCTGAGGTGTCACGCCTGCTTCAAGTGAGTTACTTCAGTCTGTGAATACAAACACATCGAGCCCTGATACTGCCCTCTACACAACCAAAGGCCGCTAGCTTTGTACTTTGAGTGAAGATCTGGAGATACAGATaaagaggttttcttttttaaaaaaaagtggttcaattaaatgtgtttaattagctgtttttaaaatcgAGTGTTTTGAACTTTCAGGACGTCGAGCAACATGACCAGAGTGTTCTGTCCTCACTGtggaaacaaaactctgaagAAGGTGGCGGTGACCATCAACGAGGACGGCAGCAAGCAGATGCACTTCTCCAAAAACCCCAAAGTGCTGAACTCAAAGGGACTgagggtgagacacacacacacacacacacacacacacacacacacacacacacacacacacacacacacacacacacacaggacacccAGGACAGGAAGGTGGAGTGTAACTATGAGGGGATGTATTCACATGATTATTAGTGAcccccccctctgtgtgtgttttgttgcagCACTCGCTGCCTCTGCCTCAGGGAGGGAAACACGGAAACAACCCCCAGCTGGTGGAGGATCAGCGTTTCCCCCAGCAGAGACTCTCCCGCAAAGCTCGCCAGAAAACCGACGTCTTCAACCCGGACTACGTGGCTGGATCTTCGCCCTTCAGTGAGAACGACATCTACAGCCGATCCGCCAACCTGCACATCAAGGACGGCCAGTGTGGCGGGGGCAGGAGACGAGCCAACCCCAACGCCGTCCACAAGAAGTTTGTGAAGAAGAAGTGAAGGGGAACATGTGGACACTTAAGAACACGACGTCAGTGGACTTTTTTGGACATTAAATTAAACGACCATATAGGAGGAGTGTAGTGGTGGAGTCTTGGTCCTTCAAATACAAAACCagcacccccctcccccagcccccccccccccccccccccagctgtcATGTTAATCTGACTCTTCAACGTAATGTATCACAATAAATTTTTAAACTTAATCTGCAGAATCAACGACTTAGTTAATTTTCTTCCACTTTGTTTGAATATAAAGATGCACATTTATGTTTCTCTCACCATCCCTTCATTTAGATCCTCTAAAGAAATGCATCATACTAATCACTCAGGCTGTTTTCTAAACCGCCTGCTACACTTATTTGGATTTGGCCAAAATACCAAATGCATGAAGATACTGCGAGATCGGCAGCATGCCAAAAAAACCCGGACGTCGTACTGATTCAGGAAAAATCTGCAGTATGCATTACGGCTGTGCTCAAAAATTCAATGTGGTAATATGTTGTCATTTGTATCGATGAGGACGTTACAGAATCCAGCCACTAGACTACTGGAAGCCCATGATACTATGATTTATATCTTATTTAAAGCGATAACGTTTCTGCGCATTAGTGTCTCCCATGCTGAACAATGAAAGGTGTTAAACCTGTTCAGTCAGCCAGCATGAACGCAGTGGGGGTGTGTATGTAGGGAGAGGGTGAAATGGAGAGTGGTCTGAGAAAGGCCCTTTGACTAGTTGGAAGGTGGAGGCTTGCAGTTTCCTCCTGCGCTAAGTccttgtgctaagctaggcagCAGCTCCTTCACAAAGTTTGTCCAAGCTTGAAGGAATGTTTGAGGGGCCGCAGGATGAACCAAATTCTCCCTGCAGAGATTAAACAAGTCTGTCACAGCCGTCGATTTAACCAACAGCTGAAGTATttacatcctgtgtgtgtgtgtgtgtgtgtgtgtgtgcgtgtgtgcgtgtgtgcgtgtgtgtgtgtgtgtgtgtgtgtgtgtgcgtgcgtgtgtgtgtgtgcgctaaacaaacactgacaatTCAGACTGAATCCTCCTTCAGACGTGTCTGTCTTTACTGtattatatttaatattcaacATACATGTTAGGACTACAACTCCCAGCTGTATCCATGAAGGCACTTGAAAAGATGAGAATGAAAAATTGAAGTTATACATTAAAAAGAAGTTTAGAGGTCAAAGATGCAAATTGTTTAGTTTGCTGTAAAGATGGTTTAATACCTTCTCTTCATTCACCTGATACACCTGGATCATTTTACTGATGTCATATTTTCAACACAGGTCAtttacactgcagtgtctgtgCACACTGTAATAAATTACCGTAAAACTTCTTTTAATAGCCCGGGCGGCCTTTATTTGTGACAGGCATCAATACGAGAcggtagggctgggaatctttgggtgtctcacgattaaATTTCGattcgattgagaatctattttctaTTCAATCGATTctggcttcatgtttcaaagtCTATTTCTTTGAATGAGTACATAGTTCAGGATctcctccagtcatctgtgaatttattgctgctccatttaacattctactgagttaaagagctagcattagcacttagcagggagtgactgaagccaaaataaaaataaaattgttggaagttatgaatctatttaaaatctcagaagataagaatcttgatttttacataaatcaattttttttcccacctctacgAGACGggtctttaattatttttaatcaaaactCGTGCACAGCAAAGATGGTAAAGACTATGAAATTGTAGATAAAAACCAGAAAGAATATTCAACGATGTACAAAATTAGGATTTcaataaacaaaatgaatatCACTGATTTGTTTTGCCTGTAAAGCAGCATGCAAACCTGCTTCACAGCCTCCATACGAGCACAATTCTGTCTCTCTTGGACAGATGTCgaagttcatctttattttctgttgtgcTGTACAACTATTTCAACACTAAATGCACAGGCACCTCAGAAACCCGCCTCTATTTGTCAAAACATACGTCAACACCAGGCTAGTAAAATGGACTGGGCCTTAAATTaggatgtgcttttatttgaagttttacggtattTTACTGCAGTAAAGGACCTAAATACTTCCTCTGAGTAAACACAGGTTCATTATTAGTCCaaacagtgttgtgtttttattactttgAGTTCTCAACTCTTTTCAGACAGAGGTTGAAATATGTGACAGTGAAACATCTGGTCATTGTTTCCTAATCGACTCATGTCTTTAACTCAGGGCTGCTTTGGTTTGAtccatttcattcattttgaagATTCAGTTAGACAAAGTTTACCGTCATCCTGTACCTTGAAGCataaagtttattatttaaatgtccACAAAGATATATAATCCTGTCCCAAGAGCCCAAAATCATCCGTCAAACTTCTCATTCAGTTCCACAAAACCCCAAAAAATATTCAGCAGTGGAACCTGAAACTGCAGAAACAAGTCAATAAATCTCCACCAGCTCTTCATCCCGTCACTCCAAAGAAAACTCTTCGTCCAGCATCGTCTCTTCATCTTGTTCCTCGGTCTTCGTCTCTGTCAGTTCAGACTCTACAGATCCGCTCGGTGCTGGGTCGGGAGGTCCCGCCTCTACTCTGAGGTCAGGGTCCGTTACTGTGTCTGTCGGCTGGGTCTCAAACGACAGGCTGCCCAGTTCTGAGGAGATGTCGAACTCTGGCGCGGGTGCTGCATCCGGTATTGTTATCCTCTCAGGGAGCACAAAGTCCAGCGGCTCGAGGACGGCGGGGAGGTCGATGCAGCCCAGACCATCGTACTTGTGCAGCTGAGTCACAGGAACACCTGCAGGAGCAGCAAGGAACCAAATCAGAAATCAAGTTACTGTACCTCCAAGTACAAACCTAACAATTAgatataaacaaaacattttgaaactgcTCCAGGAGATCTGTTTTTGCTGACAAATGTGAAAGAGGCTTTTAATGGTCGCAATGTCATCGTTACAGCTGCCGGTGCCATACTGACTTTCCACTGACAGGCTCATATTGTACTTGTGAGTGTCGGACATGATTCTTACATTGACAACAACAGCTGCCTCAATTGGTTAGTTTGTGCTAtagtgtgtctttgtttttttcttcttctgatctaaaaaaatgtatctgtgaCACACAATATAACATGAATACTCTAAATTGACCCCTCTCAACACGTGGGGGTCTACTGCTGCCTCAATTTTTAATGAAtagaaaaagcagagagagagcaagagaaagaagaagtCGTCGTCCTCACCCAGAATGAGAGCCAGCTGAGCCGGAGGAAACAGGACCTGCAGACAGCGGTTGAGGAACGGCAGCAGGTCTTCAGCGTACCCACAGCAGAACTGAACAAACAGctccttctctctgctgctgaaggCCGACTCCTCCGCCCGGTGAAACACCAGAATGTTACGGGTCACCTAACGGGGGAACAAGACCAAAGGAGTCAATACGCCTGCCAACACGGACTGAATCGTGTCGTTACTCGTGGATTTAACACGCTCACTCCTGGGCGGTCTGAGAAATCTACAGTTCTTTGAGCCTGTTTTCAAACAGACTGTGCACGGATTTACAGCATTTGAACTTCCCACCCTGAAGGAGACAGCCACATCACAATCAGAGTGGTAAATAAAAATCATGACTGGACCAGGGTCAAGAGATTTTCTCCTAATATTAAAATGAGATGTGTACTTCTATAGTCTAGATacatttaaaggtgacatattctcctcctcttcaaacagtttaaataagtctcagagctccctaaaacatgtgtgtgaagtttcttgttctaaatccactctgatcctgtatttgatcatgcctataaacccctctatttcagccctgctcagaacaggctgtttctgtgtctgtacctttaaata
Protein-coding regions in this window:
- the nob1 gene encoding RNA-binding protein NOB1 — protein: MAPTIVEHVVADAGAFLKKAPLQDIGKTIYTLKDVVDEIRDKPTRRSLSFLPYQLNFKEPHPEHIRLVTEFSKKTGDYPSLSATDIKVLALTYQLELEHVGSQHLKKEPEVKVNIQSTQRHPETPINVAGFHFPSKSNSLNVKQTPRETRTERPKPADGDEYNAFHFWRTPLQSIDSELLELLDNVDALNSNNIQKQTETQTEKQTDTQTSSDSDTFNSFHFWREPLQSIEDSLLDLLKVDRVSTSESGSLQTNEQEDQSDDEDEDKEEEEDDDDDGGGWITPSNIKQLKMDSGDWTAPADVKVGCLTTDFAMQNVLIQIGLHVLSVNGMLIKQARNYILRCHACFKTSSNMTRVFCPHCGNKTLKKVAVTINEDGSKQMHFSKNPKVLNSKGLRHSLPLPQGGKHGNNPQLVEDQRFPQQRLSRKARQKTDVFNPDYVAGSSPFSENDIYSRSANLHIKDGQCGGGRRRANPNAVHKKFVKKK